One window of the Eucalyptus grandis isolate ANBG69807.140 chromosome 6, ASM1654582v1, whole genome shotgun sequence genome contains the following:
- the LOC104448700 gene encoding allene oxide synthase 1, chloroplastic: protein MASTSITFSPLQLRPTRHGQGQGHGAPQRRAAAVRLPAAARLRRVAASVSERPAVPPPVVASPPPPGPDPKPKLPLRKIPGDYGLPLVGPFKDRQDYFYNQGRDEFFKSRVQKYGSTVYRANLPPGPFISQNPRVVVLLDGKSFPVLFDVTKVEKRDLFTGTFMPSTELTGGYRVLSYLDPSEPAHAKLKKLMFFLLKSRRDHVIPAFHASFTELFETLEADLAAKGKAGFGDSNDQAAFNFLARSLYGVNPADTKLGLDGPKLVGKWVVFQIGPILVLGLPKLVEDLVIHTFRLPASLVKEDYKRLYDFFHSSSGPVLDEAERMGISREEACHNLLFATCFNSFGGMKIFFPNMIKWIGRAGGKLHTDLAREIRSAVRDAGGKVTMAAMERMPLMKSAVYEALRIDPPVPQQYGKAKRDLVIESHDAAYEVKEGEMIFGYQPFATKDPRIFERAEEFVADRFVGEDGEALLRHVLWSNGPETESPTLGNKQCAGKDFVVLVSRLLLVELFLRYDSFEIEVGTSALGVSLTLTSLKRATF, encoded by the coding sequence ATGGCGTCAACCTCCATAACTTTCTCTCCCTTGCAGCTCCGACCCACGAGGCACGGCCAGGGCCAGGGCCACGGGGCGCCCCAGCGAAGGGCAGCCGCGgtccgcctccccgccgccgcccgcctccGCCGCGTCGCCGCCTCCGTGTCGGAGAGGCCGGCCGTGCCCCCGCCGGTGGTGGCGTCCCCGCCCCCGCCCGGGCCCGACCCCAAGCCCAAGCTCCCGCTCCGGAAGATCCCCGGCGACTACGGGCTGCCGCTGGTGGGGCCCTTCAAGGACCGGCAGGACTACTTCTACAACCAGGGGCGGGACGAGTTCTTCAAGTCCCGCGTCCAGAAGTACGGGTCCACGGTGTACCGGGCCAACCTCCCGCCGGGGCCGTTCATCTCCCAGAACCCGCGCGTCGTCGTGCTCCTCGACGGCAAGAGCTTCCCGGTCCTCTTCGACGTCACCAAGGTCGAGAAGCGCGACCTCTTCACCGGCACTTTCATGCCGTCCACCGAGCTCACCGGCGGCTACCGCGTCCTCTCCTACCTCGACCCCTCCGAGCCTGCCCACGCCAAGCTGAAGAAGCTCATGTTCTTCCTCCTCAAGTCCCGGCGCGACCACGTCATCCCGGCGTTCCACGCCAGCTTCACCGAGCTCTTCGAGACCctcgaggccgacctcgccgccAAGGGCAAGGCGGGCTTCGGCGACTCCAACGACCAGGCCGCCTTCAACTTCCTGGCCCGCTCGCTCTACGGGGTCAACCCGGCGGACACCAAGCTCGGGCTCGACGGGCCGAAGCTGGTCGGCAAGTGGGTAGTGTTCCAGATCGGCCCGATCCTCGTCCTCGGCCTCCCGAAGCTCGTCGAGGACCTCGTCATCCACACCTTCCGCCTCCCGGCGTCCCTCGTCAAGGAGGACTACAAGCGGCTCTACGACTTCTTCCACTCCTCCTCCGGCCCCGTCCTCGACGAGGCCGAGCGGATGGGGATCTCCCGCGAGGAGGCCTGCCACAACCTCCTCTTCGCCACCTGCTTCAATTCGTTCGGGGGGATGAAGATCTTCTTCCCCAACATGATCAAGTGGATCGGGCGGGCCGGGGGCAAGCTCCACACCGACCTGGCCCGGGAGATCCGCTCCGCCGTCCGGGACGCGGGCGGGAAGGTCACGATGGCGGCGATGGAGCGGATGCCCCTGATGAAGTCGGCCGTCTACGAGGCCCTCCGGATCGACCCACCGGTGCCGCAGCAGTACGGGAAGGCGAAGCGGGACCTGGTCATCGAGAGCCACGACGCGGCGTACGAGGTCAAGGAAGGGGAGATGATATTCGGGTACCAGCCGTTCGCCACCAAGGACCCGCGGATATTCGAGCGAGCCGAGGAGTTCGTGGCGGACCGGTTCGTCGGGGAGGACGGGGAGGCGCTGCTCCGGCACGTCCTGTGGTCGAACGGGCCGGAGACCGAGAGCCCGACCCTGGGGAACAAACAGTGCGCCGGCAAGGACTTCGTCGTCCTGGTCTCGCGCCTGCTCCTGGTGGAGCTCTTCCTCCGGTACGACTCGTTCGAGATCGAGGTCGGGACGTCGGCGCTGGGGGTGTCATTGACCCTCACGTCGCTCAAGCGAGCCACCTTCTGA